TATAGGGATACGAAGGATCATTATTAAAAGTGACCagtaaaaatggaaaaacatcatcaccgGTTGGTTTTGTTACATTCTCAACAAGAGCTGGTGCTGAAGCTGCTAAACAAGATTTACaggtaaaaaaatgaagaagaagaattcttagtcaaagaaaaaaacaaaaacaaaacaggacaattcttttttttatgatttcgTGCTTTTTCTATAAtcataaaatggaaaatcatttcattttgtttcattgttatCTATAAagtaatttgtttttattcatcatattttttatgtctttttttcgtctatcaacattgatgataataaaaatggtccatcatcgattacaacaacaacaacaacaacagcaaggTATCCGGTTTGATCCTGATTTACCACAAACAATAAGGCTTGAATTTGCCAAGAGCAATACCAAAGTgaacaaaccaaaacaatcatcattgcctttatcatcatcatcatcttcatcggcAGCTGCTGCCGCTGCCGCAGCAGCAGCCGCTGCTACTGCCTCAAATCATCCGGCAGCATTAGCGATGCATCCTCTTACTGGCCGTaagtatttttcttttttgtttgtttatttgccaatttcatttttttttctttgaataattttatttttttttcttttggaatAGTCGATCTAAGTGCTGCATTGTTTTCGAATCCACATGATAGCTGGGCAACACCAcatccattatcatttccGGAAATGACTACATCAGCTGCATTACATTCAGCTGCAGCATTAGTACATCCGGCATTACATGCTCAACTACCGGTATGTTTGTAAATATTTATGAAATATATTTGAACAAACATGCCAAATAAACCaaaatatataatcattataatgatgataacagtAATCTACtacaattacaacaacaacaataacaacaacaacaacgatgatattattattattctttattaaataaaaacagGCACGCATTATATCTCAAGAatttcagaataaaaaattttctctaaTTCTAAATTTAGATATTAGTGTTTAGGtgttattatttcaaaataaaaaaaaaaatattttccattttctctttgaactttcaaaaaaaaaaaaaaaaaattccattccattcattatgaactaattgattgatctgaTCTCTCTATATCTTTATTTCCATTATATTTTGCACTGTCACCAATAATCCACCCACCCacccacacatacacacacacacacacatactgcacacaaattgattaaaaattaatttcaataatcacTTGAccttgtttttatttcaattatgTTTTCTcctctttcttttttattcaatgtctgccatcattttcattcacgcacacacacacacacacacacgaattcGGTTCATggttatttcatttgtttttatcttgatttttttttaccaccaccaccaccatcgtcatcatcatcatcattatcatcacttttTTCTCGTATGCATTTCtgaatcttgttttttttattcatttatgaatgattCGACCATTTTCTATGTAATATGTTTCACCAATATGCACATCATCACACCTATTTGTTTCCTCCAATTACCCaaacattcacacacacacacctacaaATATCCTAttttatatacaaaaaaaaatttcgaataaaTACAAATTAGCAGCCTCAATTAGCAGCCGTACCACATCCAATGAATCATGGTCatgcagcagcagccgcCGCAGCAGCAGCCGCAGTATTAGCcgcaaatcatcatcatcatcatcatcatcatccttcAATGCATCATGGAACAATACCACCATCACATTTAGTTGCcgcatcatcaacaacagcagcagcagcagctctTGCAGCAACTCCAATTGGTCAAACACcaccaatatcatcatcatcatcattatcatcattaacaacaaccacagcacatcatcatcatcaacaacaacaacaacaacaatcaaataattgcAATACAACACCATGTTCAACATTATTTGTTGCCAATCTTGGACAATTTGTTTCTGAACAAGAGCTAAAGGAATTATTTGGAAGGTATAAACATAgtattaaataataatcatcatcatgatacaaatcaaaaacatttacaaAATATAGCAATTTgtggtaacaaaaaaaaaaaaaaaaaaaaaaaaaaacaaacaaacaatacacccacccacacacacacacacaaacacattatCTATCAGACAGTGgctaaaatttttcatttttcgttgttgttgttattttgtttctttctctctttctctttcatcatcattcgaacgTAATCATTggaattgtcatcatcatcattatcgtcatcatcatcatgactaTCATCACTGAATCATTAAAAGGGGCGAAATAAACTAAAAAATGAGTGTGTTGAAcataatgaaagaattttattacctgaatgaatgaccgaatgaatgaatggtgaacagagaaaaaaaaattgataaatcaaggagaaatgatgatcaatcgattgattgtgaCAATAATAAGTTAAGTcaatttaagaaaaaaaaaacatcatccatttcaaatttgatataaatcgcattttctttcaattttctcgaaaattttttttctttttgttggtttcgtttttttttcgcttgcCTCTCGcctaatgaatgatgatgatgcactcataaacaaacacacccACCTCAGCTAAacacaaataaattaaagattcttttttttctaattagGTTAGAATTCTTCAAGATCAGAATATTCACTacggccaaaaaaaaaattagacaCAAACActaaaatacaaaacaagggcctaaaatgatgatggcatgAAATGatacgacaaaaaaaaaacattgattctgattctctctttctctctctgtttgtgtgtgtgtgtatgtttttgcACTAAAATCACTTTGACACTGgacaaaagaatgaaaaaaaaattgcaaaaattcatcatcacatcaattTCACTTGTTATTTCAGATATTTCTTGCATTTTGCTCACCTGattcaaatcgatcaatcaatcaatcaatggttTCAATTATTCACCATTCACATACCACataacacatacacatatacacaaaaaCATGTGTCTCAATGATTTTATActgattttttgatttttttttctctctctctttttctctattttttttcatccatttgtatcaccactttttttttactgtgtttgtgtttgtgtctgGTTTTTGTGTAttgtatgattttttttttttttgaaaacaaacaaacaaaccaaccaaaaaaaaaaaaaaaaatttagttttATTGGATTCTGCCGACTACGGATGCATAACAAAAGTGGAGCACCGGTTGCATTTGTCGAATTTACGgtatgcaaattttttttctgattgtttgataatgatcttttcttctttttggCTTGATTCTGTCCGATTATTTTTGCATATTTGCAAACATAATTTGcatataatcaatcaaaatacacacaaataaatAGAATAGATTAAgattaatgaatcaaataaagaTCTAATCcagataattttcattttaattttcatttttttcaatctattTTTTCACGCTTCAaactaacaaacaaacaactaataatattattaatcatcatcatttttgtatattcatttttttttttggcaggATATACGTTTAGCAACACATGCAATGAATGCCTTACAAGGctttatattattttcatcttcagATCGTGGTGGTATACGTATAGAAtatgcaaaaaataaaatgggtGACATATCCGGTTCATCATCCGGTGGTTCATCATCtactggtggtggttgtagtggtggtggtggtggtggtggatcaTCACTTAATAGTCAACCAttgaataatcataatcataataataataatcatcatcatcatattcatcaacatcatcttcaacttcatcatcataatcataaccATAATCATGATGTAGCCAATTCGGTAtgtatgaaaattaaaattcttcATCGTAGCGCCATCTGTGTCGAGAAAACattgattaaaatcaacaagtaattttttatttagtcATTTCTCAAGACGATAGTTGGCGCCACAAGTTTTATTTCAtactaataattttttttttaaatttattcattcaattgattctaTAGATTGGCCATGAttaaaaacagcaacaacaacgaaagaatcggaatgaattttttatttgaaaaaaacctgataaaaaaacaatttccaaacaaaaaaaaaaaaaaaaaaaacgaaatcatAAACCGTTGGACTAATGCTACTTAAtctcaattttaattttaaaacaaaaaaagaattcattcatcgatcacctttatcaatcatcatatcattcattatacaaaaacaaagacaaaaaacaaaatgaaacaaataaacaattcattgattcattgatcatcgttgtccttatttttttttgttccaattaTTGTTTGCTTACTCAATTATtgcattcttttttttttgtttcaaattctttttttcttcttcttcttcttcatatctttctcatcattacaatcaatcaatcaattaatcgatcGAAAATATTGGaacttttaaaattttaccattggatatcattatcattctattattatacttacttattattgttgtctaTTTGGATTTGTGAACTGTTATTTttctaatgaaaattttttttctggctattgtctctctctctctctcaatattattatattcaaacattaattttctggtcaaaaaaaattaaaaaaaccgattttttttcttcgctCTATGGCCATTGTTTccttcattataatcatcatcatcgacatcatcatcatcatcaatatgtggtcatcatcatggatccTGTATCCTGGATTcaggatcatcattatcgagctgtttgattatatattattattattatcattattattgtaatgaataattatggaatgtaatttattattattattattattatagcaacatatgaaaaatggacagaaaaaattttgaaaaaaagtattaaaaacatcatcatcatcattattatcattaatttgcattttttccattttcttccttttttttgacaattttgaaGTAAATAAccactaaaaaaaacaatcaggTACAACCGAGAAAAACCGGAACCAGTTCCTATTGTTTAGTTTTGATTTGagttccaatttttttgttgtctggGATTCAGCATACCCTAGTGGTGTGcatgaaaatattaaatttttttttttggtttgttttcatccataaataatgatgaaaatgtggTCAGACCaaaattttgtcaaatttttcatgattttttttctgaacaaacaaacaaacacaaacacaaacacacaagtTGGActcgaattgaattgaataataatgtagtGATGTGGTCAATTTTCAAGAATAATTTTGTATTCCAATGATTATATTACATTGGTACACGAATTTATGATCATCGTTCccattgaatatatttttttttaaattttttatgacAAAAAATAACTATCATTTgat
This is a stretch of genomic DNA from Dermatophagoides farinae isolate YC_2012a chromosome 6, ASM2471394v1, whole genome shotgun sequence. It encodes these proteins:
- the LOC124493603 gene encoding uncharacterized protein LOC124493603 isoform X1, encoding MELVHAANVAAANNNNTTNVNNTNIVVENNISTNNNNNNSNNNGNNNNNNNGNSSNNSITHLNQSMESVNNLSDEEVRTLFVSGLPMDAKPRELYLLFRAYKGYEGSLLKVTSKNGKTSSPVGFVTFSTRAGAEAAKQDLQQGIRFDPDLPQTIRLEFAKSNTKVNKPKQSSLPLSSSSSSSAAAAAAAAAAAATASNHPAALAMHPLTGLDLSAALFSNPHDSWATPHPLSFPEMTTSAALHSAAALVHPALHAQLPQPQLAAVPHPMNHGHAAAAAAAAAAVLAANHHHHHHHHPSMHHGTIPPSHLVAASSTTAAAAALAATPIGQTPPISSSSSLSSLTTTTAHHHHQQQQQQQSNNCNTTPCSTLFVANLGQFVSEQELKELFGSFIGFCRLRMHNKSGAPVAFVEFTDIRLATHAMNALQGFILFSSSDRGGIRIEYAKNKMGDISGSSSGGSSSTGGGCSGGGGGGGSSLNSQPLNNHNHNNNNHHHHIHQHHLQLHHHNHNHNHDVANSIGHD
- the LOC124493603 gene encoding uncharacterized protein LOC124493603 isoform X2; this translates as MELVHAANVAAANNNNTTNVNNTNIVVENNISTNNNNNNSNNNGNNNNNNNGNSSNNSITHLNQSMESVNNLSDEEVRTLFVSGLPMDAKPRELYLLFRAYKGYEGSLLKVTSKNGKTSSPVGFVTFSTRAGAEAAKQDLQQGIRFDPDLPQTIRLEFAKSNTKVNKPKQSSLPLSSSSSSSAAAAAAAAAAAATASNHPAALAMHPLTGLDLSAALFSNPHDSWATPHPLSFPEMTTSAALHSAAALVHPALHAQLPPQLAAVPHPMNHGHAAAAAAAAAAVLAANHHHHHHHHPSMHHGTIPPSHLVAASSTTAAAAALAATPIGQTPPISSSSSLSSLTTTTAHHHHQQQQQQQSNNCNTTPCSTLFVANLGQFVSEQELKELFGSFIGFCRLRMHNKSGAPVAFVEFTDIRLATHAMNALQGFILFSSSDRGGIRIEYAKNKMGDISGSSSGGSSSTGGGCSGGGGGGGSSLNSQPLNNHNHNNNNHHHHIHQHHLQLHHHNHNHNHDVANSIGHD
- the LOC124493603 gene encoding uncharacterized protein LOC124493603 isoform X3, producing the protein MELVHAANVAAANNNNTTNVNNTNIVVENNISTNNNNNNSNNNGNNNNNNNGNSSNNSITHLNQSMESVNNLSDEEVRTLFVSGLPMDAKPRELYLLFRAYKGYEGSLLKVTSKNGKTSSPVGFVTFSTRAGAEAAKQDLQQGIRFDPDLPQTIRLEFAKSNTKVNKPKQSSLPLSASNHPAALAMHPLTGLDLSAALFSNPHDSWATPHPLSFPEMTTSAALHSAAALVHPALHAQLPQPQLAAVPHPMNHGHAAAAAAAAAAVLAANHHHHHHHHPSMHHGTIPPSHLVAASSTTAAAAALAATPIGQTPPISSSSSLSSLTTTTAHHHHQQQQQQQSNNCNTTPCSTLFVANLGQFVSEQELKELFGSFIGFCRLRMHNKSGAPVAFVEFTDIRLATHAMNALQGFILFSSSDRGGIRIEYAKNKMGDISGSSSGGSSSTGGGCSGGGGGGGSSLNSQPLNNHNHNNNNHHHHIHQHHLQLHHHNHNHNHDVANSIGHD